Proteins encoded in a region of the Athene noctua chromosome 4, bAthNoc1.hap1.1, whole genome shotgun sequence genome:
- the CBR4 gene encoding 3-oxoacyl-[acyl-carrier-protein] reductase isoform X1 has protein sequence MGKVGAIFGGSRGIGKAVAELLAQRGCRLAIIARNLEAAQTTACNLGAGHLALRCDVSSEQEVQNTFEEMQRNLGPINYLVNAAGINRDGLLLRTKTEDMIAQIHTNLLGTMLTCKAAVKSMIQQQGGAIVNIGSIVGLKGNSGQSVYSASKAGLVGFSRSLAKEVAKKQIRVNVVAPGFIHTEMTAHLEEDQLKKAILLGRFGEPCEVAQAVVFLLESPYVTGSTLVVDGGLQLLT, from the exons ATGGGCAAGGTTGGTGCCATTTTTGGAGGATCCCGAGGAATAGGAAAAGCTGTTGCAGAATTGCTGGCACAGAGAGGCTGCCGCCTGGCGATTATTGCTAGAAATCTGGAAGCAGCCCAAACCACTGCATGTAATCTTGGTG CAGGACATCTGGCACTTCGCTGTGATGTCTCCAGCGAACAAGAAGTCCAAAATACATTTGAGGAGATGCAGAGGAATTTAGGTCCTATTAACTATTTGGTTAATGCAGCTGGGATCAACAG GGATGGTTTGTTACTGAGAACCAAGACTGAAGATATGATAGCCCAGATTCACACTAACCTTTTGGGAACAATGTTGACGTGCAAAGCTGCTGTAAAAAGCATGATTCAGCAACAGGGAGGTGCTATTGTCAATATAG GAAGTATTGTAGGACTTAAAGGCAACTCTGGTCAAAGTGTATACAGTGCTAGCAAAGCAGGATTAGTTGGATTTTCACGCTCTCTTGCTAAAGAAGTAGCAAAAAAGCAAATTCGAGTCAACGTGGTTGCTCCAG GCTTTATTCACACAGAGATGACTGCTCATTTGGAAGAAGATCAGTTGAAGAAAGCAATTCTCCTTGGAAGATTTGGAGAGCCTTGTGAAGTTGCACAAGCTGTTGTCTTTCTTCTAGAGTCTCCTTATGTTACAGGGAGTACTCTAGTTGTAGATGGAGGCTTGCAGCTTCTGACTTAA
- the CBR4 gene encoding 3-oxoacyl-[acyl-carrier-protein] reductase isoform X2 — translation MGKVGAIFGGSRGIGKAVAELLAQRGCRLAIIARNLEAAQTTACNLGGHLALRCDVSSEQEVQNTFEEMQRNLGPINYLVNAAGINRDGLLLRTKTEDMIAQIHTNLLGTMLTCKAAVKSMIQQQGGAIVNIGSIVGLKGNSGQSVYSASKAGLVGFSRSLAKEVAKKQIRVNVVAPGFIHTEMTAHLEEDQLKKAILLGRFGEPCEVAQAVVFLLESPYVTGSTLVVDGGLQLLT, via the exons ATGGGCAAGGTTGGTGCCATTTTTGGAGGATCCCGAGGAATAGGAAAAGCTGTTGCAGAATTGCTGGCACAGAGAGGCTGCCGCCTGGCGATTATTGCTAGAAATCTGGAAGCAGCCCAAACCACTGCATGTAATCTTGGTG GACATCTGGCACTTCGCTGTGATGTCTCCAGCGAACAAGAAGTCCAAAATACATTTGAGGAGATGCAGAGGAATTTAGGTCCTATTAACTATTTGGTTAATGCAGCTGGGATCAACAG GGATGGTTTGTTACTGAGAACCAAGACTGAAGATATGATAGCCCAGATTCACACTAACCTTTTGGGAACAATGTTGACGTGCAAAGCTGCTGTAAAAAGCATGATTCAGCAACAGGGAGGTGCTATTGTCAATATAG GAAGTATTGTAGGACTTAAAGGCAACTCTGGTCAAAGTGTATACAGTGCTAGCAAAGCAGGATTAGTTGGATTTTCACGCTCTCTTGCTAAAGAAGTAGCAAAAAAGCAAATTCGAGTCAACGTGGTTGCTCCAG GCTTTATTCACACAGAGATGACTGCTCATTTGGAAGAAGATCAGTTGAAGAAAGCAATTCTCCTTGGAAGATTTGGAGAGCCTTGTGAAGTTGCACAAGCTGTTGTCTTTCTTCTAGAGTCTCCTTATGTTACAGGGAGTACTCTAGTTGTAGATGGAGGCTTGCAGCTTCTGACTTAA